From a single Planococcus shenhongbingii genomic region:
- a CDS encoding DUF421 domain-containing protein: MTYFDIGMKLIFGLVALLVVTRLLGKKEMSQLTPFDFIYSIVLGGILEESIYDDKVSGLHVWFAAAVWGLMLFGIEKLSKKYDRVRVLLKGDASILIQDGEFMVDELNKNHLEMEQLRTMLREQGVFSLREVRDLYLEPGGTVSLRKYTEKDNLTPEMLGIKPKDDSLTFLFIDEGEINEGILKYVGKSREWLYSELEKEGFKDIEEILYAEWSKTDGFFIKTYNESKEGAAKGN, encoded by the coding sequence TTGACTTATTTTGATATTGGGATGAAATTGATTTTCGGGCTTGTGGCATTGCTGGTGGTGACACGGCTGCTTGGGAAAAAAGAGATGTCCCAGCTTACTCCTTTTGATTTTATTTACTCTATTGTTTTGGGCGGAATTTTAGAAGAAAGTATTTACGATGATAAAGTTTCAGGGCTGCATGTATGGTTTGCCGCAGCTGTCTGGGGACTTATGCTGTTTGGCATTGAAAAACTTTCGAAAAAATACGATAGAGTGCGGGTATTGCTTAAAGGAGATGCATCCATCCTGATTCAAGACGGGGAGTTTATGGTAGATGAACTGAACAAAAACCATTTGGAGATGGAACAGCTCAGAACCATGCTTCGTGAACAAGGTGTTTTTTCGCTGCGGGAAGTGCGTGATCTGTATTTGGAGCCAGGCGGTACCGTCAGTTTGCGCAAATATACCGAAAAGGATAACCTCACTCCTGAAATGCTCGGGATTAAACCGAAAGATGATTCCTTGACCTTCTTGTTCATTGACGAAGGCGAGATCAATGAAGGGATTTTAAAGTATGTCGGAAAATCGAGGGAATGGCTTTATTCGGAGTTGGAAAAGGAAGGATTTAAAGACATTGAAGAAATCTTGTATGCTGAATGGTCTAAAACAGACGGATTTTTCATAAAGACTTATAATGAATCTAAAGAAGGCGCCGCAAAAGGAAATTAG
- the ribH gene encoding 6,7-dimethyl-8-ribityllumazine synthase, protein MTVHFEGYLNGEGLRIGIVVGRFNEFITSKLLSGAQDALKRHGVNDSDVSVAWVPGAFEIPLVAKKMATSGNYDAVITLGTVIRGATPHFDFVCSEVAKGVSRASDQANIPVIFGVLTTDSIEQAIERAGTKAGNKGWESAAGAIEMANLMKKL, encoded by the coding sequence ATGACGGTACATTTTGAAGGATATTTAAACGGCGAAGGGTTGCGCATCGGCATTGTGGTCGGGCGTTTCAACGAATTTATCACCAGCAAATTGCTTAGCGGAGCGCAAGATGCATTAAAACGCCACGGCGTAAATGACTCGGACGTTTCGGTTGCCTGGGTTCCGGGAGCATTTGAAATCCCGCTCGTTGCAAAAAAGATGGCGACAAGCGGCAATTATGATGCAGTTATTACACTGGGCACGGTCATCAGAGGCGCTACACCGCATTTCGATTTTGTCTGCAGCGAAGTGGCAAAAGGTGTTTCAAGAGCGAGCGACCAAGCGAATATCCCCGTTATTTTCGGCGTTTTGACTACCGATTCAATTGAACAGGCAATTGAACGTGCAGGAACAAAAGCCGGCAACAAAGGCTGGGAATCGGCAGCAGGCGCGATTGAAATGGCAAACTTGATGAAAAAACTGTAA
- a CDS encoding bifunctional 3,4-dihydroxy-2-butanone-4-phosphate synthase/GTP cyclohydrolase II — translation MFYTVEEAVRDLKNGKAVIVIDDENRENEGDFVALAEHATPEIINLMATEGRGLICVPVEEAIAKRLKIGLMTDNNTDEYGTAFTISVDHRDTTTGISAFERSHTITSMLDPDAKAADFKRPGHVFPLIAKKGGVLRRAGHTEAAVDLAKLAGSAPAGVICEIMNLDGTMARVDDLQKVAERLGLGILTIQDLIAYKRKNEKLIKREVEVTLPTEYGEFRAVGYTELLTGQDHVAFVKGDIDPEHPVLVRVHSECLTGDVFGSHKCDCGPQLHLALEQINAAGSGVLLYMRQEGRGIGLINKLKAYELQSQGYDTVEANQKLGFADDLRDYGIGAQILRDLGIVKMKLLTNNPRKIAGIGGYGLEVIERLPIEMPTNKDNEAYMKTKKSKLGHLLNF, via the coding sequence ATGTTCTATACTGTAGAAGAAGCTGTGCGCGATTTGAAGAATGGCAAAGCCGTTATTGTTATTGATGATGAGAACCGCGAAAATGAAGGTGACTTTGTCGCATTGGCAGAGCATGCAACACCGGAAATCATTAATTTGATGGCAACCGAAGGACGCGGATTGATTTGTGTGCCGGTTGAAGAAGCAATCGCGAAAAGGCTGAAAATCGGTTTAATGACTGATAACAACACGGATGAATATGGAACAGCTTTCACCATAAGCGTTGATCACAGAGATACCACTACAGGAATCAGTGCGTTTGAACGGTCGCATACCATCACAAGTATGTTGGATCCTGACGCTAAAGCGGCGGATTTCAAGCGTCCTGGCCACGTCTTTCCGTTGATTGCCAAAAAAGGCGGTGTTTTGCGCCGTGCCGGCCATACGGAAGCAGCAGTGGATTTAGCGAAACTGGCTGGCTCTGCTCCGGCAGGCGTGATATGTGAAATTATGAATCTGGACGGCACTATGGCCCGCGTTGACGATCTGCAGAAAGTGGCAGAACGCCTAGGCTTAGGGATATTGACCATCCAGGATTTAATCGCTTATAAACGCAAGAATGAAAAATTGATCAAACGGGAAGTGGAAGTGACCCTTCCGACTGAATACGGGGAATTCCGGGCAGTAGGCTATACGGAACTGCTGACTGGACAAGATCACGTAGCCTTTGTAAAAGGAGACATTGATCCGGAGCATCCGGTACTGGTCCGCGTCCATTCCGAGTGCTTGACCGGAGACGTCTTCGGCTCCCATAAATGCGATTGCGGCCCACAGCTGCACTTAGCACTGGAACAAATCAATGCAGCAGGATCCGGCGTTTTACTGTATATGCGCCAAGAAGGCCGCGGCATTGGCTTGATCAATAAATTGAAGGCCTATGAGCTCCAATCCCAAGGGTATGACACGGTAGAGGCCAACCAAAAACTAGGATTTGCAGATGATTTGCGTGATTACGGAATCGGAGCGCAAATATTGCGGGATTTGGGAATCGTAAAAATGAAGCTTTTGACGAATAACCCAAGAAAGATTGCCGGCATTGGCGGATATGGATTGGAAGTCATCGAACGGCTGCCAATCGAAATGCCGACCAATAAAGATAATGAAGCGTATATGAAAACCAAAAAATCGAAACTCGGCCATTTGCTGAATTTCTAA
- the ribE gene encoding riboflavin synthase, translated as MFTGIVEEVGKVASLRAKPQAMELTIACSLILEDVKRGDSISINGVCLTVSTFTHDTFTVDVIPETVKSSTMSELRSGSRVNLERAMPANGRFGGHFVSGHIDGVGVIRSVKTESNALTKVIEVEPELMKYMMHKGSVAVDGTSLTIFELGKNTITISLIPTTQEDSLLGEKGIGARVNIECDLLAKYTERIQTAKPAMTRSWLAENGF; from the coding sequence GTGTTTACTGGAATAGTGGAGGAAGTGGGAAAAGTTGCCTCACTTCGTGCGAAGCCGCAGGCCATGGAACTGACAATTGCCTGTTCGCTTATTTTAGAAGATGTGAAACGGGGAGACAGCATTTCGATAAACGGAGTCTGTCTGACCGTTTCAACTTTTACGCACGATACATTTACGGTCGATGTTATTCCGGAAACGGTCAAATCTTCTACGATGTCGGAGCTGAGAAGCGGTTCCCGTGTGAATTTGGAACGAGCTATGCCGGCTAATGGCCGTTTTGGCGGCCATTTTGTCAGTGGCCACATTGATGGCGTTGGTGTCATCCGTTCTGTAAAAACAGAATCGAATGCTTTAACGAAAGTAATTGAAGTGGAGCCGGAACTGATGAAATATATGATGCACAAAGGATCGGTTGCAGTAGACGGTACTTCGCTCACCATATTTGAACTCGGCAAGAACACGATAACCATTTCCTTGATTCCGACTACACAGGAAGATTCTCTTTTAGGGGAAAAAGGCATTGGCGCACGCGTCAATATCGAATGTGATTTGCTTGCGAAATACACAGAACGAATTCAAACAGCGAAGCCGGCAATGACCCGCAGCTGGCTGGCTGAAAACGGATTTTGA
- a CDS encoding CHY zinc finger protein, with the protein MAHSLAVKGIGVDDETRCAHYHSENDRIAIKFFCCGIYYPCFECHQAVGCGNPQVWPKDRFDEKAVLCGACGHELTVQEYLDCSSSCPVCSAGFNPGCSLHKHLYFG; encoded by the coding sequence ATGGCACATTCTTTAGCAGTAAAAGGAATTGGTGTTGACGATGAAACACGCTGCGCGCATTATCATTCAGAAAACGATCGCATTGCCATCAAGTTTTTCTGCTGTGGCATCTATTATCCTTGCTTTGAATGCCACCAAGCCGTGGGTTGTGGAAATCCCCAAGTCTGGCCAAAAGATCGTTTCGATGAAAAAGCCGTTTTATGCGGTGCATGCGGTCATGAACTGACTGTTCAGGAGTATTTGGACTGTTCGTCATCGTGTCCAGTATGCAGTGCAGGTTTCAATCCGGGCTGCAGCTTGCATAAGCATTTGTATTTCGGGTAA
- a CDS encoding transposase yields the protein MMKYSEEFKLKLVNEYLAGPLGYPRLARKYGISSHGQIARWVRAFQAFGKEGLRNRQKNKVYSVQFKLDVLHFMKQTGASYQDAAIEFKMHNPTLIVKWKQTFLAEGAGGLRKKGRPPMAKNSKKKPAKPAGTMSREEQLERENELLRLEVAYLKKLNAFQENPDAYLEKHKQRWHSNSKKKDSD from the coding sequence ATGATGAAATATAGCGAAGAATTTAAACTGAAGCTGGTCAACGAGTATTTGGCTGGCCCGTTGGGTTATCCACGCTTAGCCCGAAAATACGGGATATCCAGCCACGGGCAAATAGCACGCTGGGTGCGGGCTTTCCAGGCATTCGGAAAAGAAGGATTGCGGAACAGGCAAAAAAACAAGGTGTATTCTGTTCAATTCAAATTGGATGTATTACACTTTATGAAACAAACAGGCGCTTCCTACCAGGACGCAGCGATTGAATTCAAGATGCACAACCCGACGCTTATTGTGAAATGGAAACAGACATTTTTGGCGGAAGGGGCAGGAGGCCTGAGAAAGAAAGGACGGCCACCCATGGCGAAAAATTCGAAAAAGAAACCGGCAAAACCGGCTGGGACGATGTCCCGTGAAGAACAACTTGAACGCGAGAATGAGCTTCTCCGTTTGGAAGTCGCTTATTTAAAAAAGTTGAACGCTTTCCAGGAGAATCCGGATGCCTACCTCGAAAAGCACAAGCAGCGCTGGCATTCGAACTCCAAAAAGAAGGATTCCGATTAA
- a CDS encoding GNAT family N-acetyltransferase, whose product MIKKKEVTLHPYSSKVTVEYSLPSDQLKFTGMPQDIIERDAKNPDKHLVVIRARDEVAGFFELDESDDRKLYSNNPKALLLRGYSVNPKYQGRGIATGSIYALPDFIRKEFPEFNEVVLGVNASNPAAQRVYQKAGFEDTGRRLMRSKGEQIVMCLRVNPKQENS is encoded by the coding sequence GTGATTAAAAAGAAGGAAGTCACTCTTCATCCTTATTCATCGAAAGTGACTGTCGAATATAGCTTGCCGTCAGACCAATTAAAATTTACAGGTATGCCGCAGGACATAATCGAACGGGATGCCAAAAATCCGGATAAGCACTTGGTTGTCATAAGAGCGCGCGATGAAGTGGCCGGTTTTTTTGAACTGGATGAATCAGATGACCGGAAATTGTATTCAAATAATCCCAAAGCGCTGCTGCTCCGCGGATATTCAGTTAATCCGAAATACCAGGGCCGCGGGATTGCTACTGGCTCGATTTACGCTTTGCCTGATTTTATCCGAAAAGAATTTCCGGAATTCAATGAAGTTGTGCTTGGAGTGAACGCGAGTAATCCGGCAGCTCAGCGGGTCTACCAGAAAGCAGGATTTGAAGATACCGGCAGACGGCTGATGCGGTCTAAAGGCGAGCAGATTGTTATGTGTTTAAGAGTGAATCCGAAACAAGAGAACAGCTAA
- a CDS encoding NUDIX domain-containing protein: protein MLHKQTKESHWALPGGRAQMLENSKACVQRELREELDVEVEAEAERMLWVTENFFTYDQKNTMS from the coding sequence TTGCTGCATAAGCAGACAAAAGAATCCCACTGGGCGCTTCCAGGAGGGCGTGCGCAGATGCTGGAAAATTCTAAAGCCTGTGTGCAGCGGGAACTGAGAGAAGAACTGGATGTAGAAGTAGAGGCAGAGGCAGAGCGTATGTTATGGGTGACAGAAAACTTTTTTACATACGATCAAAAAAATACCATGAGCTAG
- a CDS encoding metallophosphoesterase, with protein sequence MKKVIVFLALVFFVWGFVWVNNKWVVTTEYTVASEELPAAFDGKKIVQISDLHNASFGKDQSSLIEKVEIEKPDVIFITGDLIDSDRYNLDVSLTLVEALVEMSEVYFVVGNHEISVNKLDEITAALEERGVNVLMNETAPWEVEGETIQIAGINDPLMDVDLSEEDFTRQAIDEAELTNAFTLLLAHRPEMFSTYVKEEIDVVFSGHAHGGQLRIPGLGGLIAPGQGWFPTMTEGVFRENDTQLVLSRGLGNSGFPVRLFNLPEIVAITLEKA encoded by the coding sequence ATGAAAAAAGTAATTGTATTTCTGGCTTTGGTCTTTTTTGTTTGGGGCTTTGTTTGGGTCAATAATAAATGGGTTGTGACAACAGAATACACAGTAGCGTCAGAAGAATTGCCAGCAGCTTTTGACGGGAAGAAAATTGTACAGATCTCAGATTTGCATAATGCCAGCTTTGGCAAGGACCAATCTTCACTGATTGAAAAAGTGGAAATAGAAAAGCCGGATGTAATTTTTATAACCGGTGATTTGATTGATAGTGACCGTTACAATTTAGATGTCAGTTTAACTTTGGTGGAAGCGCTGGTAGAAATGAGTGAAGTTTATTTTGTAGTCGGAAACCATGAAATATCGGTGAATAAACTTGATGAAATTACAGCAGCATTAGAAGAAAGAGGCGTAAACGTTTTAATGAACGAAACTGCTCCCTGGGAAGTTGAAGGAGAAACGATTCAAATTGCAGGAATCAATGATCCGCTAATGGATGTGGATCTTTCAGAAGAAGATTTCACCCGTCAAGCAATTGATGAGGCGGAGCTGACAAATGCTTTTACTTTATTGCTGGCGCATCGTCCTGAAATGTTCAGCACGTATGTAAAGGAAGAAATCGATGTGGTGTTTTCTGGACATGCCCATGGCGGGCAGCTGCGCATACCAGGCCTGGGTGGCTTGATTGCACCGGGACAAGGATGGTTTCCAACAATGACTGAAGGTGTTTTTCGCGAAAACGATACACAGCTGGTTTTAAGCAGGGGACTTGGAAACAGCGGATTTCCAGTAAGATTATTCAACTTGCCGGAAATTGTGGCAATCACATTGGAAAAAGCATAA
- a CDS encoding CBS domain-containing protein, with the protein MPSQNSARFIVAFNKIEKTLKEIIGGASYLTFFKAIDLAKKDNATVRKYEDDLREFADLRNAIVHHRTAAEYVIAEPHLEVVELIEHIELLLSQPVTVGTMFARTVHTFDATDSLAKVLRIVKVRNFMQLPIYREEEFIGLITAAGIARWLAQTVEEKIISREMITMNDILKHEKDGKNHRFIASNTSVYEAEEIFKQSVMEGGRLEALLITRTGKKEEKLTGIITPIDLIKIE; encoded by the coding sequence TTGCCTAGTCAGAACTCGGCACGCTTTATCGTGGCCTTTAATAAAATTGAAAAAACCTTGAAGGAAATAATCGGAGGCGCAAGCTATCTTACCTTTTTCAAAGCGATTGATTTAGCGAAAAAAGACAATGCTACGGTAAGGAAATATGAAGATGACCTACGGGAATTCGCCGACCTTCGAAACGCCATCGTCCATCATCGCACGGCTGCTGAGTATGTAATTGCCGAACCGCACCTTGAAGTTGTAGAATTAATAGAGCATATTGAGCTGTTGCTGTCACAGCCTGTCACTGTCGGTACGATGTTTGCGAGGACAGTGCATACTTTTGATGCGACAGATAGTTTGGCAAAAGTATTACGTATTGTAAAGGTACGCAACTTTATGCAGTTGCCGATTTACAGGGAAGAAGAGTTCATTGGATTAATTACTGCTGCAGGAATTGCACGCTGGCTTGCTCAAACTGTTGAAGAGAAAATCATTTCCCGGGAAATGATCACGATGAATGATATTTTAAAGCACGAAAAAGATGGAAAAAACCATCGTTTTATCGCTTCAAATACGTCTGTTTATGAAGCGGAAGAAATATTTAAGCAATCCGTGATGGAAGGCGGACGTCTGGAAGCGCTCCTCATAACGAGAACTGGAAAGAAAGAGGAAAAATTGACGGGCATAATCACGCCTATTGATTTGATCAAGATCGAATAG
- a CDS encoding VOC family protein yields the protein MLHHVEINVSDLDASRKFYSALLSELGYVEYQNWPLGFSYKSGSAYLVFVQTEMHYLQLPYHRKATGLNHLAFHAESRGKVDSLTEKMRRLGVQILYEDRHPYAGGPEHYAVFMEDPDRLKIEIAAAEGGGHFA from the coding sequence TTGCTGCATCATGTAGAAATAAACGTTTCAGATCTGGATGCTTCAAGAAAATTTTACAGCGCCCTGCTTTCGGAACTTGGATATGTGGAATATCAGAACTGGCCGCTTGGATTCAGCTACAAAAGCGGTTCTGCTTATCTTGTATTTGTCCAAACAGAAATGCACTATTTACAGCTGCCTTATCACCGCAAAGCGACTGGATTAAACCATTTGGCTTTTCATGCAGAATCCCGCGGGAAAGTGGACAGCTTGACTGAGAAAATGAGAAGATTAGGGGTACAGATTTTATACGAAGACCGCCATCCTTATGCTGGTGGTCCGGAACATTACGCGGTTTTTATGGAAGACCCTGATCGGTTGAAAATTGAAATTGCAGCTGCTGAAGGTGGTGGCCATTTTGCCTAG
- a CDS encoding ABC transporter permease, with protein sequence MNQFGVLLKKEWRENFRNYKLFWIPVVFILFGIIEPLTNYFLPQILDSVGNLPEGAVIDIPPPEPEQILAAVMGQYQLVGLLVLILAYMGTIAGERKNGTATLLYVRPLSFTAYFLSKWILASVVGLLSVWLGLITAYYYTMLLFERIDFTKFLQFAGTYSLWILLVVTFVLLLSAAMPNAGMAAAASLLLIIIFQLADGLFGAYWTVSPLKIPGYAVSWLLDSPGNKEFWGTMGISVFLILAMLGSGIWMSKYNASKTKV encoded by the coding sequence GTGAATCAATTCGGCGTTTTACTGAAAAAAGAATGGCGGGAAAACTTCAGGAACTATAAATTATTCTGGATACCGGTTGTTTTTATCCTGTTTGGCATTATCGAACCCCTTACAAACTACTTTTTGCCGCAAATCCTGGATTCTGTCGGCAATTTGCCTGAAGGAGCGGTAATCGATATCCCGCCGCCTGAGCCTGAACAGATTTTGGCAGCCGTTATGGGACAATATCAATTGGTTGGTCTGCTGGTTCTGATACTTGCCTACATGGGGACTATTGCTGGAGAACGGAAAAATGGCACTGCTACACTTTTGTATGTAAGGCCGTTGTCGTTTACTGCTTATTTCCTAAGCAAATGGATCCTGGCAAGTGTGGTTGGCCTGTTGAGTGTCTGGCTTGGGTTGATCACGGCTTATTACTACACGATGTTGTTGTTTGAGAGGATTGACTTTACAAAGTTTCTGCAGTTTGCAGGTACCTACAGTTTATGGATTTTATTAGTAGTAACTTTTGTGCTACTGCTAAGTGCAGCCATGCCTAATGCCGGAATGGCAGCGGCAGCTTCGTTGCTTCTTATTATTATCTTTCAGCTTGCAGATGGACTGTTTGGTGCCTATTGGACAGTTTCGCCACTGAAAATTCCGGGTTATGCCGTCTCGTGGTTGTTGGATAGCCCAGGAAACAAGGAGTTCTGGGGGACAATGGGAATCAGCGTGTTCCTGATTTTGGCAATGCTCGGTTCTGGTATTTGGATGTCTAAATACAATGCCTCAAAAACAAAAGTATAA
- a CDS encoding ABC transporter ATP-binding protein, with amino-acid sequence MSILEISNLTKRYGEELAVKDLSFSLEQRTSTALIGPNGAGKTTTLSILAGLLKQTSGSVQLNYESGIGFLPQHPQLFPWLTALEFLEMAARLSGVRAKDVRRQSIKTLEMVGLGSAANKKTGAFSGGMKQRLGLAQAIVHQPKLLLLDEPVSALDPAGRREIMDLLKSLQHDTTILYSTHILNDAEEMTNQLLFLQHGRLVEQGSLAEVKERYAEPSIRIRFQDANCASRFAEGNRWHAITKGASVVLPIDENGPQMKEVLSVLASSAEGIIGVERQKATLEEIFLKVAGAE; translated from the coding sequence TTGAGCATACTGGAAATCTCAAACCTGACGAAACGTTATGGTGAAGAATTAGCCGTCAAAGACCTTTCTTTTTCGCTGGAACAGCGGACATCTACTGCATTAATCGGACCAAACGGAGCTGGAAAAACCACTACTTTATCGATCCTTGCGGGATTACTGAAGCAAACGAGCGGTTCAGTCCAATTGAATTATGAATCAGGCATCGGATTTTTGCCCCAGCACCCTCAATTATTTCCCTGGCTGACTGCTCTGGAGTTTCTCGAGATGGCGGCTCGGCTTAGCGGAGTGAGAGCCAAAGATGTCAGGCGTCAATCAATTAAAACCTTAGAGATGGTGGGATTGGGTTCTGCTGCGAACAAAAAAACAGGGGCTTTTTCGGGAGGTATGAAGCAGCGCCTTGGGTTGGCTCAAGCAATTGTCCACCAGCCGAAACTACTGCTATTGGACGAGCCGGTCTCTGCACTGGATCCGGCAGGACGTAGAGAAATTATGGATCTGTTGAAATCCTTGCAGCATGATACAACCATTCTGTATTCAACGCATATTCTGAATGATGCGGAAGAAATGACCAATCAATTGCTGTTCCTGCAGCATGGCCGACTGGTTGAACAGGGGTCATTGGCAGAAGTCAAAGAACGATACGCAGAACCAAGCATCCGCATTCGTTTCCAGGATGCCAACTGTGCCAGCAGATTTGCTGAAGGAAACAGATGGCATGCAATTACGAAAGGAGCTTCTGTGGTTTTGCCGATTGATGAAAACGGACCGCAGATGAAGGAGGTCTTGTCAGTTCTTGCATCGAGTGCAGAAGGGATAATTGGCGTGGAACGGCAAAAAGCTACGCTTGAGGAAATCTTTTTGAAGGTGGCGGGTGCGGAGTGA
- a CDS encoding PLD nuclease N-terminal domain-containing protein: protein MDQTTLLMLLLPILVIQLGLMVFTLIDLVKNPNPKGPKWLWGAIIVFINILGPILYLAIGRRNY from the coding sequence ATGGACCAAACTACTTTACTGATGCTGCTATTGCCGATTTTAGTGATTCAATTGGGATTGATGGTTTTCACATTAATCGACTTGGTTAAAAATCCGAATCCGAAAGGGCCTAAATGGCTATGGGGAGCCATTATCGTGTTCATCAATATTCTAGGGCCGATTTTGTATTTGGCAATCGGGAGGCGGAATTATTGA
- a CDS encoding DUF1648 domain-containing protein, which yields MTIFLMAAIMILIIGVQAFVPFLVKKTEVFGVYVPQEYTQKKTLELLKKRYATMVVLAGIVAAAIYAILLSVTEATEEAAAFWGLGLQLALILFSMALYLINHLKVKNEKQQEGWTVGKKEKVVVDLQFRNDLEMVSGIAFLLPMLITAGLIFYTISQYGSLPHQIPVHWGPGGTPDRFTDKTAFSSISLLLVLLMMQALFYFLNQARKTSGAKIMASQKQRSRERELASRKYGSWLLFITTVSATLLLGSFQLSIIHPELGSALWNMALIIGFLILVLGGTALYTFKVVKSGLAAAEQQQQPGIIDADRDEHWKAGIFYVNKEDPSVMVDKRFGVGWTVNFGNPKSWLYVLLPFVVLLAIALLI from the coding sequence ATGACGATTTTTCTTATGGCTGCCATCATGATTCTAATAATCGGTGTTCAGGCTTTCGTTCCTTTTTTAGTGAAGAAAACAGAAGTGTTTGGAGTTTATGTGCCGCAGGAGTATACACAAAAAAAGACACTTGAACTATTAAAAAAAAGGTATGCAACGATGGTGGTGCTTGCGGGAATCGTGGCTGCTGCCATTTACGCGATTCTGCTCAGCGTGACAGAAGCCACTGAAGAAGCCGCTGCCTTCTGGGGCCTCGGGCTTCAACTGGCCTTAATATTATTCAGTATGGCTTTATATCTCATCAATCATCTAAAAGTGAAAAACGAAAAGCAGCAAGAAGGATGGACAGTGGGAAAGAAAGAAAAAGTGGTAGTGGACTTGCAGTTCCGGAATGATTTGGAGATGGTGTCCGGAATTGCCTTTTTGCTGCCTATGCTAATCACTGCTGGATTAATTTTTTATACCATCAGCCAGTATGGCAGCCTGCCTCATCAGATTCCAGTCCACTGGGGGCCAGGCGGAACACCTGACCGTTTTACAGATAAAACCGCCTTCTCCAGCATCTCACTCTTGCTGGTGCTGTTGATGATGCAAGCACTGTTTTATTTCTTGAATCAGGCAAGAAAGACAAGCGGGGCCAAAATCATGGCCAGCCAGAAACAGCGGTCACGGGAAAGGGAATTGGCTTCCCGGAAATACGGCAGCTGGCTGTTGTTCATTACCACTGTTTCTGCGACGTTGCTGCTGGGCAGTTTTCAATTGTCCATTATTCATCCGGAACTTGGCAGCGCTCTCTGGAACATGGCGTTGATCATAGGTTTTCTCATCTTGGTGCTGGGTGGAACAGCGCTTTATACTTTCAAAGTGGTCAAAAGCGGTCTAGCTGCTGCTGAACAGCAGCAGCAACCCGGAATTATTGATGCGGACAGAGATGAACACTGGAAAGCGGGAATTTTTTATGTAAATAAAGAAGATCCTTCGGTGATGGTGGACAAACGCTTCGGAGTTGGATGGACCGTTAATTTCGGAAATCCGAAAAGCTGGCTTTATGTGTTGTTGCCGTTCGTCGTGCTGTTAGCTATTGCATTGTTGATATAA
- a CDS encoding GntR family transcriptional regulator: protein MYIEIEPQSEVPIYMQLAQQIMEGVANGQLLPGSPLPSGRAFAADLGMNMHTVNKAYHYLEEKKIIEIIPKKGVFIHADGLREATAEEKERIEQELRPILAEALCLKLSKEEMAQMIEKLMRNIQGGVK, encoded by the coding sequence ATGTATATTGAAATTGAACCGCAATCGGAAGTGCCGATTTATATGCAGCTGGCTCAGCAAATAATGGAAGGGGTAGCGAATGGACAACTGCTTCCAGGTTCTCCTTTGCCTTCAGGAAGGGCTTTTGCGGCTGATCTTGGCATGAACATGCATACGGTCAATAAAGCCTATCATTATTTAGAAGAGAAAAAAATAATCGAAATCATTCCGAAAAAAGGGGTTTTCATTCATGCGGATGGTTTACGTGAAGCGACAGCTGAGGAAAAAGAGCGGATTGAGCAGGAATTAAGGCCAATTCTGGCAGAAGCTTTATGCCTTAAGCTAAGCAAAGAGGAAATGGCACAAATGATCGAAAAATTGATGCGCAATATACAGGGGGGAGTAAAATGA